A DNA window from Shewanella baltica contains the following coding sequences:
- a CDS encoding AAA family ATPase — protein sequence MNSLLIPTSSLAPEFSLPTLSETAANLSALLLGQERTVDAFKLHQAIVDQHLYLADFPSIDRQLMIKACIDNLAPLSPAYLVATRPIDKAVTFQWQSDKPLENQGSIAEKTTHYCYLSGNIRRADLVGRMVQTGTTSQYKAGALAQCHYVFICAESLWKREGLWELVMQILTHKEYQISSSLSPIPLNCKIVLVGAGMIYSQVRTEDWQFQRHFTLLAELASEIDLVRYKESQYVTWLQAVAQSVDVTLEQSSLAPLFRYSARLTEHQRRLSLSMLEFAQLMVQAKAYRGKPSINASSIEHALTQANYRHNSSEEYSGQSFDDNFINLPTSGAMVGQINGLTVIDAIDYSYGEPARITASVHYGDGEVADIERKSELGGNIHAKGMMILSACLYRIFGRDAPLHLNANIVFEQSYQEIDGDSASLAEYCCLMSAIAEQPIIQSLAITGALDQFGNVQAIGGINEKIEGFFNLCERRGLTGEQGVIMPKSNVLQLNLNPKVITAVGKGLFHIYAIEHMDQAVELLMQMPAGVADEDNDFPHYSLYGLVQERLDKLAGNGEEEIGLITRLLAKLGFFRR from the coding sequence ATGAATTCACTCTTGATACCCACGTCTTCACTCGCACCTGAATTTAGCCTGCCAACCCTTTCCGAAACGGCTGCCAATCTAAGCGCATTGCTCTTAGGGCAAGAGCGCACTGTGGACGCGTTTAAACTCCACCAAGCTATTGTCGATCAACACTTGTATCTGGCCGATTTCCCGAGCATTGACCGCCAGTTAATGATCAAAGCCTGTATCGATAACCTTGCACCTTTGTCCCCTGCGTATTTAGTGGCGACACGTCCGATTGATAAGGCGGTAACATTTCAGTGGCAGTCCGATAAGCCACTGGAAAATCAAGGAAGTATTGCCGAGAAAACAACTCACTATTGCTACCTGAGTGGTAATATTCGCCGCGCTGATTTAGTTGGTCGTATGGTGCAAACTGGGACAACGAGTCAGTATAAAGCTGGCGCCCTAGCCCAATGCCATTATGTATTCATTTGCGCCGAGTCACTGTGGAAACGTGAAGGTTTATGGGAATTAGTGATGCAAATCCTTACCCATAAAGAATATCAAATTAGCAGCAGCCTAAGTCCTATTCCACTGAACTGTAAGATTGTCCTCGTTGGTGCTGGGATGATTTATAGCCAAGTCAGAACAGAGGATTGGCAATTTCAACGTCACTTTACACTACTAGCAGAACTCGCCAGCGAAATCGACTTGGTGCGTTATAAAGAGTCACAATACGTCACATGGCTGCAAGCGGTTGCCCAAAGCGTGGATGTCACGCTTGAACAATCCAGTTTAGCGCCACTCTTTCGTTATAGTGCACGGTTAACCGAACATCAACGTCGTCTCAGTTTGTCTATGCTCGAGTTTGCCCAACTCATGGTGCAAGCAAAAGCCTACCGTGGTAAACCAAGCATCAATGCAAGCAGTATTGAGCACGCGTTAACCCAAGCCAACTATCGGCATAACAGTTCGGAAGAATATTCAGGCCAAAGCTTCGATGACAATTTCATAAATCTGCCAACTTCGGGTGCTATGGTTGGCCAGATCAATGGCTTAACTGTGATTGATGCTATTGATTATAGCTATGGTGAACCAGCGCGTATCACGGCATCTGTTCACTACGGTGATGGTGAAGTAGCCGATATTGAAAGAAAATCTGAACTTGGCGGGAATATACATGCCAAAGGCATGATGATCCTTTCAGCCTGTTTGTACCGTATCTTTGGACGAGATGCGCCATTACACCTGAATGCCAATATCGTTTTCGAACAGTCTTATCAAGAAATTGATGGCGATAGTGCATCACTCGCAGAGTACTGCTGTTTGATGTCAGCGATTGCCGAACAACCCATTATTCAATCACTGGCGATTACCGGCGCATTGGATCAATTTGGTAATGTGCAAGCGATTGGCGGCATCAACGAGAAGATTGAAGGCTTTTTTAATCTGTGTGAACGTCGCGGACTTACGGGAGAACAAGGCGTTATTATGCCGAAGTCAAACGTATTACAGCTTAATCTCAATCCCAAAGTGATTACAGCTGTAGGCAAAGGCCTGTTTCACATCTATGCCATAGAGCATATGGACCAGGCGGTTGAGCTATTAATGCAAATGCCAGCGGGTGTTGCCGATGAAGATAATGATTTCCCACATTATTCGTTATATGGTCTAGTTCAGGAACGATTAGACAAGCTCGCGGGAAATGGGGAGGAGGAAATCGGCCTAATCACGAGATTACTCGCAAAATTGGGATTTTTTCGCCGCTAA
- the rlmKL gene encoding bifunctional 23S rRNA (guanine(2069)-N(7))-methyltransferase RlmK/23S rRNA (guanine(2445)-N(2))-methyltransferase RlmL, with protein sequence MLNFFAAAPKGFEYSLAQELTEFGATEVKESVAGVYFTASLALAYRITLWTRLASRIVLVIYKGSCESAEQLYNAAYCVDWPAHFSNKSTFSIDFHGTGGFLNNTQFGALKIKDAIVDRFRDDDIERPNVSRVDAEFKVDAHFRNGVITIAMNFSGPSLHQRGYRSTTGEAPLKENLAANMLVRSGWQAAPSTLLDPFCGSGTVLIEAALMAADIAPGLQRSRFGFEHWRRHDKAVWQEIVEEAKARASLGVKRCEIKFYGSDIDSRLVALAKRNAENAGVLELIEFKVADALTITPPAESGYLITNPPYGERLGNVSELLQLYYQLGDKFKKEFGGWKVAMLCSDIELVSSLKLKADKQMKMFNGALECAFNIYTLHANSTRRDTPELPDGVDIADIAPAFANRIKKNTKLLEKWAKKEGIDSYRIYDADIPEYNVAVDKYLDYVIIQEYMAPATIPEAVTKRRLSDVLLALPSAIGINPNKMIMKTRERQKGTSQYQKLDERKLELITTEYGAKFKLNLTGYLDTGLFLDHRLTRRLVGQKSKGRRVLNLFSYTGSASVHAALGGAKSVTTVDMSNTYIAWAKDNFALNGLQGKQYEFVQSDCMQWIRDCNEQYDLIFIDPPTFSNSKRMEDSFDVQRDHVNLLSSLVKLLSPTGELVFSNNKRKFKMDIETLTKMNINVTNIDDVTLPMDYKRNPHIHNTWLITHA encoded by the coding sequence ATGCTTAATTTTTTTGCCGCCGCCCCTAAGGGCTTTGAATATAGCTTAGCCCAAGAGCTGACAGAATTTGGTGCGACTGAAGTAAAAGAGAGTGTTGCTGGTGTGTATTTCACGGCCTCTTTAGCTTTAGCGTATCGCATCACTTTATGGACACGTTTAGCCAGCCGCATTGTGTTGGTTATCTATAAAGGAAGCTGCGAGTCGGCAGAACAACTCTATAATGCAGCCTATTGTGTCGATTGGCCGGCACACTTTTCCAATAAAAGTACTTTTAGTATCGATTTCCATGGTACGGGTGGTTTTCTTAATAATACCCAGTTTGGCGCCTTGAAGATTAAGGATGCGATTGTCGATCGTTTCCGTGACGATGATATTGAGCGTCCGAATGTATCTCGCGTTGATGCTGAATTTAAAGTCGATGCGCATTTCCGTAATGGCGTGATCACGATTGCGATGAACTTCTCGGGTCCATCGCTTCATCAACGTGGCTATCGTTCGACCACAGGTGAAGCGCCATTGAAGGAAAACTTAGCCGCTAACATGCTCGTACGCAGTGGCTGGCAAGCGGCGCCTTCAACCTTGCTCGATCCTTTCTGTGGTAGCGGTACAGTGCTGATTGAAGCGGCGTTAATGGCAGCCGATATTGCCCCTGGTCTGCAACGTAGCCGTTTTGGTTTTGAACATTGGCGTCGCCATGATAAAGCCGTGTGGCAAGAAATCGTTGAAGAAGCGAAAGCGCGTGCTTCATTAGGCGTGAAACGTTGCGAGATTAAATTCTACGGTTCTGATATCGATTCGCGCTTAGTCGCGTTAGCGAAACGTAATGCCGAAAATGCCGGTGTACTGGAGTTAATCGAGTTTAAAGTTGCGGATGCTTTAACGATAACGCCGCCTGCGGAAAGTGGCTATTTGATCACGAACCCACCTTATGGTGAGCGTTTAGGCAATGTGTCTGAGTTATTGCAGCTTTACTATCAGCTGGGCGACAAGTTTAAGAAAGAGTTTGGCGGCTGGAAAGTGGCCATGCTGTGTAGTGATATCGAACTGGTGTCATCGCTAAAGCTTAAAGCCGATAAACAGATGAAGATGTTTAACGGCGCACTTGAATGTGCTTTTAACATCTATACCTTACATGCCAACAGTACTCGCCGTGATACGCCAGAGCTACCAGATGGCGTCGACATTGCTGATATTGCCCCAGCTTTTGCTAACCGCATTAAGAAGAATACAAAGTTATTAGAGAAATGGGCGAAGAAAGAAGGCATCGACAGCTATCGTATTTACGATGCCGACATTCCTGAATATAACGTCGCAGTAGATAAGTATTTAGATTACGTGATTATTCAAGAGTATATGGCGCCAGCGACCATACCTGAAGCCGTGACTAAGCGCCGTTTAAGCGATGTGTTATTAGCACTGCCATCGGCCATTGGCATCAATCCTAACAAGATGATCATGAAGACCCGTGAGCGTCAAAAGGGCACGAGTCAATATCAAAAGCTGGATGAGCGTAAGTTAGAGCTTATTACCACCGAATATGGTGCTAAGTTCAAGTTGAACTTAACCGGTTATTTGGATACTGGTTTGTTCCTCGATCACAGATTGACACGTCGTTTAGTCGGTCAAAAGTCTAAAGGTCGTCGCGTACTAAACTTGTTCTCTTACACAGGTTCTGCTTCTGTACACGCAGCGCTTGGCGGTGCTAAGTCGGTAACGACAGTTGATATGTCTAATACCTATATCGCTTGGGCGAAGGACAACTTTGCGCTCAATGGCCTGCAAGGTAAGCAGTATGAGTTTGTTCAATCTGACTGCATGCAGTGGATTAGGGATTGTAATGAACAGTACGATCTGATTTTTATCGATCCGCCGACCTTCTCAAACTCTAAGCGCATGGAAGATTCGTTTGATGTGCAACGGGATCATGTGAATTTACTGTCATCCTTAGTGAAACTGCTCAGCCCAACGGGCGAGCTAGTGTTCTCTAACAATAAACGTAAGTTTAAGATGGACATAGAGACGCTGACAAAGATGAACATTAATGTGACAAACATTGATGACGTGACTTTACCTATGGACTACAAACGTAATCCACATATCCATAACACCTGGCTTATCACCCATGCCTGA
- a CDS encoding GNAT family N-acetyltransferase, which translates to MEKITIRHAEKRDAAAIQAVYACPNAYTGTLQLPWPSTDKWESRLAATSNHISRYVAEIDGEIVGELGFEVYEQPRRRHVASFGMGVKDSYQGRGVGSALINVMLELTDKWMNIKRIELTVYTDNHAAIGLYKKFGFVMEGESKDFAFRNGEFVSVYHMARIK; encoded by the coding sequence TTGGAAAAGATTACGATTAGGCATGCAGAGAAGCGTGACGCCGCAGCCATTCAAGCCGTATATGCCTGCCCAAATGCCTATACTGGTACCTTACAACTCCCTTGGCCATCGACCGATAAATGGGAGTCACGCCTTGCGGCAACATCGAATCATATTAGTCGCTATGTCGCAGAGATTGACGGTGAAATTGTCGGCGAGTTGGGTTTTGAGGTGTATGAGCAACCCCGTCGTAGGCATGTTGCCTCCTTTGGAATGGGGGTAAAAGACAGCTACCAAGGCCGCGGTGTTGGTAGCGCCTTGATTAACGTTATGCTTGAGCTTACCGATAAATGGATGAATATAAAACGAATTGAATTAACGGTTTATACCGACAATCATGCCGCCATTGGTCTATATAAAAAGTTTGGTTTTGTAATGGAAGGTGAGTCGAAGGATTTTGCCTTTAGAAATGGTGAGTTTGTCAGTGTGTATCATATGGCGCGGATAAAATAG
- the fabA gene encoding bifunctional 3-hydroxydecanoyl-ACP dehydratase/trans-2-decenoyl-ACP isomerase: protein MNKANSFNKEELIACGHGKLFGPNSPRLPVDNMLMMDRIVTINGNGGEFGKGEIVAELDINPDLWFFDCHFITDPVMPGCLGLDAMWQLVGFYLGWEGAEGKGRALGVGEVKFTGQVLPGVKKVTYKLNIKRTIHRKLVMGIADAILEVDGRQIYSATDLKVGVFSDTSTF from the coding sequence ATGAATAAAGCAAACAGTTTCAATAAAGAAGAACTCATCGCCTGTGGCCATGGGAAATTATTTGGTCCAAATTCACCTCGTCTGCCTGTCGATAACATGCTGATGATGGATAGAATCGTCACTATCAATGGTAATGGCGGCGAGTTTGGCAAAGGTGAAATTGTCGCTGAACTCGATATTAATCCAGACTTGTGGTTTTTTGACTGCCACTTCATTACCGATCCAGTAATGCCAGGCTGTTTAGGCCTAGATGCCATGTGGCAACTCGTGGGCTTCTATTTAGGCTGGGAAGGCGCTGAAGGTAAAGGACGTGCACTGGGTGTAGGTGAAGTGAAGTTTACCGGCCAGGTATTACCAGGCGTGAAGAAAGTTACTTACAAACTCAATATCAAGCGTACTATTCACCGTAAATTGGTGATGGGTATTGCCGATGCAATCCTTGAAGTGGATGGCCGTCAAATCTACAGTGCAACCGATCTTAAAGTTGGTGTCTTTAGCGATACCTCAACATTCTAA
- a CDS encoding YbaB/EbfC family nucleoid-associated protein yields MFGKGGMGNLMKQAQMMQEKMAKVQEEIARMEMVGESGAGLVKVTMTGAHTVRKVEIDPSLMEDDKEMLEDLIAAACNDAARRIEENQKTKMAEVTGGMQLPPGMKMPF; encoded by the coding sequence ATGTTTGGAAAAGGCGGTATGGGCAATCTGATGAAACAGGCCCAGATGATGCAAGAAAAAATGGCCAAAGTGCAGGAAGAAATCGCCCGTATGGAAATGGTGGGTGAATCTGGTGCAGGTTTGGTGAAAGTCACCATGACTGGCGCGCACACAGTGCGTAAAGTTGAAATCGACCCAAGCCTGATGGAAGACGACAAAGAAATGCTGGAAGATTTGATTGCTGCGGCTTGTAATGACGCTGCCCGTCGAATCGAAGAAAACCAAAAAACTAAAATGGCCGAAGTCACTGGTGGTATGCAATTACCTCCAGGCATGAAAATGCCATTTTAA
- a CDS encoding ABC transporter ATP-binding protein: protein MSLVRINSGSLAYGYTPLLQKADFTIQRGERVCIVGRNGAGKSSLLKVLSGDVLLDEGEFNIAGNVSVSRLQQDPPKAEQGTVYAYIAAGLKEVGEALERYHQLSHDVAHADPEQMDRMLNEMQGLQETLDHYNGWQLDSRIQQNCELLGLDPDKSLSELSGGWQRKVALARALVSEPDLLLLDEPTNHLDIDTIEWLEKFLLDYQGAIVFISHDRGFIARMATRIVDLDRGVVTSWPGNYQMYLDGKQEWLRVEAEKNALFDKRLADEEVWIRQGVKARRTRNEGRVRALKALRDERSERLNRQGNAKMAVSDTERSGKLVFDVQDLNFNLPDKNLVKNFNTTVIRGDRIALIGPNGCGKSTLIKLLIEKLQPQSGEIKVGTKLEIAYFDQYREALDPEQTVEDNVGEGKKTITINGQDRHILSYLQDFLFSPMRARTPVKALSGGEKNRLLLAKLLIRPANLIILDEPTNDLDIETLELLESLLTEYQGTLLLVSHDRAFIDNTVTSSWWYAGNGHWSEYVGGYQDAVNQGAKFYSEEPSSQKAVEAPAVETKAVEIKAAEPAKAVKKLSYKLQRELESLPTVMEQLEADILALQTTIGHSDFYSQAQDKVNQVLSQLADKEKQLEVCFERWEELESLK, encoded by the coding sequence TTGAGTCTGGTTCGTATCAATAGTGGCTCTTTAGCCTATGGTTACACTCCGTTGTTACAAAAAGCGGATTTTACTATTCAACGCGGCGAGCGCGTGTGTATTGTTGGCCGTAACGGTGCCGGCAAGTCGAGTTTATTAAAAGTGTTATCCGGCGATGTGCTGCTGGATGAAGGCGAGTTCAACATTGCCGGTAATGTGAGTGTTAGTCGTTTACAGCAAGATCCGCCAAAAGCTGAGCAAGGCACGGTATACGCGTATATCGCGGCAGGATTAAAGGAAGTGGGTGAGGCGCTTGAGCGTTATCATCAACTGTCCCACGATGTCGCCCATGCCGATCCAGAGCAAATGGATCGTATGTTAAATGAGATGCAAGGTCTGCAAGAAACCTTAGATCACTACAATGGTTGGCAGCTAGATTCTCGCATTCAACAAAACTGCGAGTTGTTAGGCCTCGACCCTGACAAATCGTTGAGCGAGTTATCCGGTGGTTGGCAGCGTAAAGTGGCGTTAGCCAGAGCACTGGTCAGCGAGCCAGATCTGTTGTTACTCGATGAGCCTACCAACCATTTAGACATAGACACGATTGAATGGCTTGAAAAGTTTTTACTTGATTATCAAGGTGCTATCGTCTTTATCAGTCACGATAGGGGCTTTATTGCCCGTATGGCGACGCGGATTGTCGATTTAGACCGTGGTGTTGTGACCTCATGGCCGGGCAACTATCAAATGTATCTTGATGGTAAGCAAGAATGGCTGCGCGTTGAAGCTGAGAAAAATGCCTTGTTTGACAAGCGTCTCGCCGATGAAGAAGTGTGGATCCGTCAAGGCGTTAAAGCCAGACGTACCCGTAATGAAGGCAGAGTGCGCGCACTTAAAGCGCTACGTGATGAGCGCAGTGAACGTTTGAATCGTCAAGGCAACGCTAAGATGGCGGTATCGGATACCGAACGTTCTGGTAAGTTAGTATTTGATGTTCAAGATCTTAACTTCAATCTGCCCGATAAAAATCTGGTTAAGAACTTCAATACCACAGTGATCCGCGGTGACCGCATTGCGCTGATTGGCCCGAACGGCTGTGGTAAATCGACCTTGATCAAACTATTAATCGAGAAGCTGCAACCGCAATCGGGCGAAATTAAAGTCGGCACTAAGCTCGAAATTGCTTATTTCGACCAATATCGCGAAGCCTTAGATCCTGAGCAAACGGTTGAAGATAACGTTGGTGAAGGTAAAAAGACCATCACGATTAATGGTCAAGACCGCCACATATTAAGTTATTTGCAAGACTTCTTGTTCTCGCCTATGCGCGCCAGAACGCCAGTAAAAGCGCTGTCGGGTGGTGAAAAAAACCGTCTGTTACTGGCTAAGCTCTTAATTCGCCCTGCAAACTTAATCATACTCGACGAACCGACCAACGATCTTGATATTGAGACCCTAGAATTGTTAGAGTCGCTGCTAACCGAATATCAAGGCACACTTTTGTTGGTGAGCCATGATAGGGCATTTATCGATAATACCGTCACCAGTAGTTGGTGGTATGCGGGTAATGGCCATTGGAGCGAGTATGTTGGTGGTTATCAAGACGCAGTGAATCAGGGGGCAAAGTTTTATTCAGAGGAACCTAGTTCGCAAAAAGCGGTCGAAGCTCCAGCGGTTGAAACTAAAGCCGTTGAAATTAAGGCTGCAGAACCTGCGAAAGCGGTAAAAAAACTGTCGTATAAGTTACAGCGTGAGTTAGAGTCGTTACCCACTGTGATGGAGCAATTAGAGGCCGATATTCTTGCATTGCAGACCACCATTGGACATTCAGACTTTTATAGTCAGGCGCAGGATAAAGTCAATCAGGTATTGAGCCAGTTGGCGGATAAAGAAAAGCAATTGGAAGTTTGCTTCGAGCGATGGGAAGAGCTTGAGTCACTGAAGTAA
- a CDS encoding glutaredoxin family protein produces MPELTQAEGDNRTYLLYHTDGCHLCELAAALLDAADIGYRAIDICDDEYLAQRYGVSIPVLKAWDDRELHWPFNATQLQEFTGA; encoded by the coding sequence ATGCCTGAGTTGACTCAAGCAGAGGGGGATAACAGGACTTATCTGCTATATCACACCGATGGCTGCCATCTGTGTGAACTGGCCGCGGCGTTACTGGACGCGGCCGATATTGGCTATCGAGCCATAGATATATGTGACGATGAATACCTCGCGCAGCGTTATGGCGTATCGATTCCAGTGCTTAAAGCCTGGGATGATAGGGAATTACATTGGCCATTTAACGCAACGCAATTACAAGAGTTTACAGGAGCTTAG
- the rmf gene encoding ribosome modulation factor produces the protein MKRQKRDRLDRAFSKGFQAGVGGRSKELCPYANLDSRSQWLGGWREGVDGRVNGLFNK, from the coding sequence ATGAAAAGACAAAAACGAGATCGTTTAGACAGAGCTTTTTCAAAAGGATTCCAAGCTGGTGTGGGTGGGCGCTCTAAGGAGCTCTGTCCTTATGCAAATCTTGATTCGCGATCGCAGTGGTTAGGCGGTTGGCGTGAAGGTGTGGATGGCCGAGTTAATGGGCTATTTAATAAATAA
- the recR gene encoding recombination mediator RecR yields the protein MKFSPLLDELIQSLRCLPGVGPKSAQRMAFQLLERDRKAGLKLASALSSAMSDVGHCQSCRTYTEETLCPICASHKRGTSSTICVVETPADVLAIEAGGHFTGRYFVLLGHLSPLDGVGPEELGLALLERHLASGDVAELILATNPTVEGEATAHFIADMARRHKVMISRIAHGVPVGGELEYVDSTTLALSFNGRLPL from the coding sequence ATGAAATTTAGTCCACTGTTAGATGAGTTAATTCAGTCCCTGCGTTGTTTACCTGGGGTTGGGCCTAAATCGGCGCAACGTATGGCGTTTCAGTTACTCGAGCGCGACAGAAAAGCAGGGCTTAAATTAGCCAGTGCGCTGTCCAGTGCGATGAGTGACGTCGGTCATTGCCAGTCTTGCCGAACCTACACTGAAGAAACCCTCTGTCCGATTTGTGCTAGCCATAAACGCGGTACGTCTTCCACCATTTGTGTGGTGGAAACGCCGGCCGATGTGTTAGCCATTGAGGCGGGTGGACATTTCACCGGTCGCTACTTTGTTCTTTTAGGTCATTTATCGCCACTCGATGGTGTTGGGCCAGAAGAGCTAGGTTTAGCGTTACTCGAGCGCCACTTGGCTTCGGGTGATGTGGCCGAGTTGATTTTAGCGACCAATCCGACGGTAGAAGGCGAGGCAACAGCGCATTTTATTGCTGATATGGCCAGACGCCATAAGGTGATGATCAGTCGCATCGCCCACGGCGTGCCCGTTGGTGGCGAGCTTGAATATGTGGATAGCACGACGTTAGCCTTGTCATTCAATGGCCGTTTACCGCTTTAA
- a CDS encoding DUF3466 family protein, which translates to MKLQLDKALSLVALGVLGVLNSAHAAPVYEIVNIDSYDLQGTLEGTRNGYALGVNANDQLVGISKGKKKLSSSDVEGGVIDVADGIAPEETITYSIEKAIIANNFAFVAAQNGAAGAWLPTFDSINGTTLPSDTAVINSVDTFYYGINDAGIKVGSMTAPEKKTENTATTDVADDYWYYRDYEYRGVAKSGDTEIPLPPPYTQYVKDDKTVELGGWSAATSINNNNLAAGYASTAISKYGSDRVNYCLGTDNTLPLDICVQREQYPNSTGTRNIQYQTRAYVWQIDNDTATGTELPLGLTPATDNTLTFTAQALGLNNNGVVVGRSHVYRNNNTDKLRQDAAYWSKDTEGKYQYHWIPMGDSISSSIAYDINDSGILVGSYRSYIQGYLRDKFFVFDTNTPEVAYVTPNDFASTTTDLSSKPKDINNKGQVVGYIETTYDKEKPRPKAGFLYEKSTGEFNNLNKLLTCESKGYEKASDGSWARHQVEVQDGSGKILQYNADILVVEGSSINEDGTIVGTAFIRKPSYQFDKDGNIVIGENGLPLFELSGSGDPVTAYIPRMVVLKPASSGEACTVEDNTDTGNFERSGAATLAWLFALPLVWFRRRIR; encoded by the coding sequence ATGAAGTTACAGTTGGATAAAGCCCTTTCCTTGGTTGCCTTAGGTGTCCTTGGTGTATTAAACAGTGCCCATGCTGCACCTGTCTATGAAATCGTTAATATCGATAGTTATGATCTGCAAGGTACGCTTGAAGGTACTCGTAACGGCTATGCTCTAGGCGTGAATGCCAATGATCAGTTAGTCGGTATCTCAAAGGGTAAGAAAAAGCTCAGTAGTTCAGATGTCGAAGGTGGCGTCATTGATGTTGCTGATGGTATCGCACCGGAAGAAACCATTACGTATTCGATAGAAAAAGCCATCATTGCCAATAACTTTGCCTTTGTTGCCGCGCAAAATGGTGCCGCGGGAGCCTGGTTACCGACATTCGACAGCATTAATGGTACTACACTCCCAAGTGATACTGCTGTGATTAACTCTGTTGATACCTTTTATTACGGTATTAACGATGCAGGTATCAAAGTGGGTAGCATGACTGCGCCTGAAAAGAAAACAGAGAATACAGCAACTACTGATGTCGCTGATGATTATTGGTATTACCGCGACTATGAATATCGCGGTGTGGCCAAGTCCGGTGACACAGAGATCCCGCTCCCCCCTCCTTATACGCAATATGTTAAAGATGATAAAACGGTTGAGTTGGGCGGATGGTCTGCTGCAACCTCTATTAATAACAATAACTTAGCTGCAGGTTATGCCAGCACAGCTATCAGTAAATATGGTAGTGATAGAGTTAATTATTGTTTAGGTACGGATAATACCTTGCCGTTGGATATTTGTGTGCAACGTGAGCAATACCCAAATAGTACAGGTACACGTAATATTCAGTATCAAACTCGTGCCTATGTATGGCAAATCGATAATGATACGGCTACAGGAACAGAGTTGCCTTTAGGATTAACGCCTGCGACTGACAATACCTTGACCTTTACCGCTCAAGCACTTGGCTTGAATAACAATGGTGTCGTTGTTGGTCGTTCGCATGTTTATCGTAATAACAACACTGATAAGCTGCGTCAAGATGCAGCTTATTGGTCTAAAGATACTGAAGGTAAATACCAATACCACTGGATCCCTATGGGTGATTCGATTTCAAGCTCTATCGCCTATGATATTAACGACAGTGGGATTCTTGTTGGTAGCTATCGCAGCTATATCCAAGGTTACTTACGTGATAAATTTTTCGTCTTTGATACCAATACCCCGGAAGTTGCCTATGTGACCCCGAATGATTTTGCTTCAACGACAACGGATCTTTCGAGTAAGCCAAAAGATATTAACAATAAAGGTCAAGTTGTTGGTTATATTGAGACAACATACGATAAAGAGAAGCCACGTCCTAAAGCGGGTTTCCTATATGAAAAATCAACCGGTGAGTTTAACAATCTTAATAAGTTGTTGACCTGTGAGTCTAAGGGTTATGAAAAAGCCAGTGATGGTAGCTGGGCACGTCATCAAGTCGAAGTTCAAGATGGCTCGGGTAAAATCCTTCAATATAACGCCGATATTTTAGTGGTTGAAGGTTCGAGTATTAATGAAGATGGCACTATTGTAGGGACGGCGTTTATCCGTAAACCTTCTTATCAATTTGATAAAGATGGCAACATAGTGATTGGTGAAAATGGTTTACCTTTATTTGAGTTGAGTGGCAGTGGCGATCCAGTGACTGCCTATATCCCGCGTATGGTCGTGCTTAAACCTGCTAGCAGTGGTGAGGCTTGTACTGTTGAGGATAATACCGATACGGGTAATTTTGAGCGTTCTGGTGCTGCAACCTTAGCTTGGTTATTTGCTTTACCATTAGTGTGGTTCCGTCGTCGAATTCGCTAA